A window of the Deltaproteobacteria bacterium genome harbors these coding sequences:
- the nuoK gene encoding NADH-quinone oxidoreductase subunit NuoK, translating to MAAVPMEHGLVLAAVLFGLGLTGVLVRRNIIFVLLSLEIMLNAAALAFVVAGAHWGQADGQVMFFFILAMAAAEVAVGLALVVQLYYRFNTLDVDTVSDLRG from the coding sequence ATGGCCGCGGTCCCCATGGAGCACGGACTCGTGCTGGCGGCGGTGCTGTTCGGGCTGGGGCTCACGGGCGTCCTGGTGCGCCGCAACATCATCTTCGTGCTCCTGTCCCTGGAGATCATGCTCAACGCCGCCGCCCTGGCCTTCGTGGTGGCGGGGGCGCACTGGGGCCAGGCCGACGGACAGGTGATGTTCTTCTTCATCCTGGCCATGGCCGCGGCCGAAGTGGCGGTGGGTCTGGCGCTGGTGGTGCAGCTCTACTATCGCTTCAACACCCTGGACGTGGACACGGTGAGCGATCTGAGAGGCTGA